The Trichomycterus rosablanca isolate fTriRos1 chromosome 22, fTriRos1.hap1, whole genome shotgun sequence genome has a window encoding:
- the LOC134336119 gene encoding RNA-binding protein with serine-rich domain 1, which produces MAPSPTKRRERSEDKSRERGKDKAVVKEGAEKDRSRDKNRKRRSNSTGSSSSRSSSSSSSSSGSSSGSSSGSSSSSGSSRSGSSSSSRSSSSSGSSGSPSPSRRRHDNRRRSRSKSKSQKRVEEKERKRRSPSPKPTKLHVGRLTRNVTKDHIQEIFSTYGKIKMIEMPSDRCHPNLSRGYAYVEYETADDAQKALKYMDGGQIDGQEITATAVLTQKLRPAPRRMSPPRRMPPPPPMWRRTPPRMRRRSRSPRRRSPVRRRSRSRSPGRRRHRSRSSSNSSR; this is translated from the exons GGCCCCATCACCTACCAAACGCAGAGAACGTTCAGAGGACAAATCTCGAGAGAGGGGTAAAGACAAAGCTGTGGTGAAAGAAGGTGCCGAGAAGGACCGCAGCAGGGACAAAAATCGCAAACGACGCAGTAACTCCACcggtagcagcagcagcag GTCGAGTTCCAGCTCCAGCagcagctctggttccagctctggttcttccaGTGGCTCCAGCTCCTCTTCAGGCTCCAGCCGCTCCGGCTCATCAAGCTCGTCACGCTCCTCCAGCTCCTCTGGCTCTTCGGGGTCACCCAGCCCCAGCCGTCGCCGCCATGACAACCGCAGACGCTCACGTTCAAA GTCCAAATCACAGAAAAGAGTGGAGGAGAAGGAACGAAAGAGGAGGAGCCCGAGCCCAAAACCCACCAAGCTTCATGTCGGAAGGCTTACTAGAAATGTTACCAAG gATCACATCCAAGAAATCTTCTCTACATATGGAAAGatcaaaatgattgaaatgccATCAGACCGCTGTCATCCAAACTTGTCCCGGGGTTATGCTTATGTGGAATATGAAACTGCAGACGATGCCCAAAAAGCCCTAAAATACATGGATGGAG GTCAAATCGATGGTCAGGAAATCACAGCGACAGCTGTCCTGACTCAGAAGCTGCGGCCTGCACCTCGCAGAATGTCTCCTCCACGCAGGATGCCTCCTCCTCCACCCATGTGGCGGCGCACTCCACCCCGCATGAGAAGAAG GTCTCGTTCGCCACGCCGTCGATCTCCGGTGAGAAGGCGCTCTCGCTCCAGATCTCCCGGTCGCAGACGCCATCGCTCTCGCTCCAGCTCCAACTCCTCAAGATAA